TCCTCTTTATAGGAGGGAATAGCTCCCATTTCTGAATTAATATATTCTTCTCTCTTTGGAATTAGCTTTAGGTAAGACTTGTAATAAACGTTTAATGGTGACTAACGAGGTCTCAGTATATGTAACTGGCATATCTGTACAGGACTGTTTAACGCTGACTcccaacacacattaacacaaagGGAGATATATTCGACCATCAATAAACATCAGTGGTGGAAAGACGCCTGCCCAGATCCACACACCTTGACGTGGTCACACAGTACATGATGCAAGAAAGAGGTGTCCAGCATGACAGAGAAATACCATGTTCCTAAAGGCTCTAACTCCAAAATATTTGAGATTGACAATGATATATTGCTGCTTAAAATGCCCAAATGTTGCTGAGAAAAATGCTCTGTGCCGTTCGTATAACTCTCATTGTATGATTCTTGAATGCACTGGTTTCGtgatacatttcacattttcagcTGCATCATTGCCACTTGTTCCTGTCAGTTTACATGACAAGGGAGGCTACTCCATGACGACTGTTGCGAATGTTGTTGGGACGATCCTTGTCCTGTTTGTTCTCCTCCTTGTAATTGTTCTCTATGCGCTAACACTGAAGCGTCTCCAGGTGAAATGTACTTGCAGGTTCGGAACATAAATGAGTTGGAACATTAAATAGACTTAAACTGCTATAGTTTTCTTTTTACTTTGTGTCATGTCAGCGAGCATTTGATCATAAAGATCCCAGTGTAATGGTATGAATGCGCAGAACAGTGACTGAAACGTACTGTCCTTTTCACTGGGAAGATCAGAAACATACAATATGCAACGTCGTGGCATACAAGTGTtttccttttgttttgttttgttatattttgtttgttgttgattttgtttttgtgtgggtactttaaatataccaaaatgaCAAAAGAGATGAGTGCCTGAAATTAGATGTGAAAATGAGAATTGCAGTGACGGCATATATTTTATGTCCGCTTGCACAAATATGTCTTTCCGTTTCAAATGCATTCTAGATGAAAGAACATGTTCGCGTAGGGCTTATAGTTCAAAGGAAGGCGATTATGTTCTTTATTAGAAAGTCAAACACTTAAAATTTATAGTACTAATGTGCATGTAGCAGTTATATCGTTTTATGTTTTCAAGGACTGACCATTCACTGGGGTGTGACGGACTGACTCGGGCCTCATTGCAAGGTAAAGTATCTGAGacaaatattaaaatgttcATAGAAACTGACATAAATGTATTATGACCATGTAAATGCCAATCTGTTTGTAAGACGGTattatttaaaatttaaaatgctgCATGTACATTCCACTTGTGGACgttgcggtggctgagcggattaggcggctgactttgtgtgctggcgattaggtgcctgactctgaatcCCGGATGTGACTCAACCATAAAAAATACTAGAgtatgtactttactgagaaagtgaaatcccaaatatgacatatgttgcatttgaccccTTTGTAAACGGCATTGTGCAATCTTGTTtacaatgtatttgtttcagcatacgttattactttctgtgttacaGATTCTTCACACGCCCACCACTACCTTCCTATACAGTCCTGTGTCACCAATCACGTTTAAAGCACACGAAAAGCAATGCAAAGCCATACAAAGTGTTTTCCTGTGAACTGATTGTCTCGCAGACGTGGATTATCACTTATCACATCCTCAGCTGAGCCATTGGATGCATTATGCATAATTAGTATATTTAGTATATTAGTATATCTCGATGGCCTCATTGccatatatattgatatacattatatatattgatatacacTGACATTGTTTACTACAAATGTGTGATATATTCAATGTAGTCATTTATTGTTACTATGTGCTTATTTCTGTAACCTCATTATACAATGGAAGAATGCTCGTTAGAAGTAGGGGTGCCAATACAGTACTGACGTGTTTGATTTGAAAATTAACGAATAATATTCATTGCCTCCGACTATCAAGAATATTTATGTTAATGTCGCAGGTTTAAAACAGGACCACTGGTCTGGTGTTCTCGTTGTTAGGTAGCCGTTTGATAACAGACTGAGCGTGGGATTGACCTGTATTTGGGGAAACTGCATGTAAGAACTGTCAGTGCCAGCATGACGTGTCATAAATTATAAATTAACATGACAAACTAAAACTCTTGTGACATACAAATAATTATGGAACATTATGAAACGCAATGGTTACTAACCCTTTGTTAAATGTAGTTATTAGAAAAAGGGATAATCTGCAAGTCTCCTTGTTTAGAATACAGATTACACTTGACTTATAAACAGTTCATTCAAACATACTTGCATGTGTTAAATTCTCACATGTGATGCAACATATTAACTGTATCTGGATTAGACGCGTTTCTCGAATTTCGATGAGATATTCTTATCATTCTTATGATTCATGTTAATAGAGTTGCAGATACATTTTTTCTCGAAACATCTCATTGCTTCGAACGCGTAAGAATGTTGTGTCTACTTAGTTTCGTTGCGTATATTTCCGCAAAGACAAACTGGCACTTGTGTCGACAATGCCCTTATTGATTGAAAAGTGATAGATGAGAGAGTATCTGAACTGTAATTATGGATGCATGATACAAATACACGATACCCTGCACGATACAAATCATGATGGATGCAGTGATCGGTACAATACACTACCTTATACTATTACCTTAATGCAGTGAGAATTATATTCTAATATTCTATCGATTCACTTGAAGTTTTTGCtcgataaatataaaatattcagaATCGTAACTCAGGTTAGGCGATAGCACTTTCATGTATCGGGTTTGTTTGTGATTTTAGGGTTTTTTGTAATGTATAGAACACTTTGACTTGTTACAAGTGAGGTTTCGCGGATATCGCTAAACACTTCGATATGTGATATGGAATTATAATGGCAGTGTCCTACAGGTTCTTGAAACGTTTACTTACTTTGGCAAAGTAATTTGCCAAATTTAACAAAGGCTCAGTTGCAATTGTCAGATCAGGGTAGAAAAGACCCCTTTTCCATTTACACTAGTATCAAGTCGCTCTCTCTTAATCCAGAATCTCTCCTACTTTTCTTTCATTGGTATGTCGGCAGTATTTCATCTTAGGGTCTGAGATATGTGGGAATATGAGAGATATTATCTTAGGGTCTGAGATATGTGGGAATATGAGAGATATTATCTCAGGGTCTGAGATGTGTGGGAATATGAGAGATTAAATATTACATTTGGATTTTCGTAAAACGATGTTAGTGGTTACGAAATCAACATGTAATTCGATGATTAACGCAGGGTTTGGTCGGTATCCGCTTCTATCTAAGAAGCAAAAGAACATTATGAAATATTGGTGTAACTTTCTTGGAGACCCATGGTGTTAAGAACTGGGATTATCGAGTGAAGTATATTCTGCCAAGCTTTGGTTTTAATCTAGTATGGTTAAGATATCTGTTATGAACAGACTATATCTCATTCATAAAACAAAGGATTAATGATCAGACCATACACTTTAGTTTTCGTCTCTTGTAGAGGTCATCGATATATGTAAAATGTTATCAATCAATATTcgcatcaatattatttacgGAAATACGATTCCACATCTGTACTGGAAGTATTTATCTAAACTGCGACTCAGTACCGATAATGTAGCGGTAGAAACCAAACTGTACATCTTGATAATCGTAGATGTTTATTGTGTGAAAATGATATTGAAGTTATTATATATTGGAATGTCCATCATATTATGATTACATAATAATGGATATAAAACCAaattattataaatatatttaagctTATTCTTCTCCTTAGTATTAACAATGTTAGAGCATTATGTAACAAAGGCAAATTTTTACATAAGGCTGGTATATTAAGAAATGAGTTAACTAGTGTACAGTAACTATATATCTTCCTTTATATTTCCATTATCACCATCTTTTAGAAAGACAAACCTGTACCAATACCGATACCGATACCTATTATATGTACAGATTATTGTAAGAAAGGAATCAATTCATGTGATAGTCCAGCCACgtcaatcatgaaatatgtgtgCGTCTCCATTTTCTGTCAATTACACTTCAATCAGAGGCGAGAGTTGACGCAGTAGGACAAGGGTGGCTGTACATAACGCGGGCTGAAATTATCAATATCGGAGAGATGCACGATTTCACTGCAGCACATCGAACCATTCTTTAAAAACATTATGAGTAAGATTACCGTCTCGTTATTGATACCAACAGACATCGATATGGTATATAagagaaaacaaacacaggGTCCCAAAATAGGGGTTAGTGCATTTTTATATTAGAACATACGTTTTACACCCAAGACAACTGCCAGTTGTCTGAGTACGACTCCTAAAGCACAAATggagatattttttttaacaaactgttttaatCAGCTTTGTCTAGATTACAAAAAAACATTGTTGTGATAACAGATTGATTTTCAAGCCTGTTCTAATATTCCATAATCTGTAACTGAAAGAATGGAGATTATAAAGTGGTGAATGGTGTTTTATAAAGCAAGGTgtaatgataaattaagaataTTTTTGCTGGGACTCAGAGAGTACTCCGGGTTATGGAATAAAATCGGTGTACAAAGAGTTCGAATTGGACAGATACCACTGTATCTCTCAGTAATTGTGTGGCCCCAATCACAAAGACAAGACAAATTCACAGATCTTTAATTAATAGCTATAGCTAACCATCCGTGTAAAAATGCAGCTAACATCTATCTCTTAAACTCAGTGAACAGAGTTTAAGATGTCTGATAAACACCTTCCAAGCAGGAACTTAAACTATCCAGCATTTGGCTATAAGGAAGACACTACTTACATAAAGTATAAggtaaatttgaaatttgaaactaCATGTATAGACCAAAAGAGATGTCTAGACTTCTATGCCAGCAATGCGTAAGGGATATGTCTGATTAGCACTCAACATACACCATCGTGTTCTTAAAAAGTACAAGTAAACGTATTTCTGTACACTGCTCAGATAACTTTAGTACAGATATTAGTGTCAATAACGTGTTGCCATAGAAAGATATTtgtcactttctttgtttgtatgaaTAAATGTTATTAAAGTACTACATACGTGTTGTGTAAGGAAAGATGTGCACCATCTCAGTGGTCATTTATTCATCTAAGTTAACAACCAACATTGCTAGTTTCACCAACAGTCTTGTGAAATGTCAACATCTGTGATGAATAAGATGTCTTTCCTTGGACACAAAAACTATATCTTTCACGACACGATGGAGTGTCCCAGTGTTTTTATTTCTGTCCTCAACACGCATGTAGCTTTGAATTCAAGGTACAGGATGGCACTACTTTGAAAATGACCAGCTTGTCCTGTATACTGGGGCATTTtatcattgacacactgataaaatatcagtcataaaaatacgaATATCCCTAAATTATCTGGTCCATTATTTTTACGTACCTTTGGAAATAgccccaaaacatttcctgccAAGAAACATGATCTTGTCCGTCTTGATAAAGCCCTATCATTGGCAATGGAATTATCTAAGTTATCATTTTTTTTGCATCTCTGTTAAGAATCAAGACATAAAGAGATAAATATGTTGGCTTCGCATTTGAACTGTCTCTCTACACCAGTCGTAAGAATCgtcgtccgttcaaaacttcTTTTAACTGAAGTGTTCATACAGTCATATGCAATCTGTTTTGGTTTACTAACTTGCAACGTACAGACCTCAGTTAATTTCACAATCCGATTCACTCGCGCTATCACTCTCTACACCCAGTTCAGTTATCACTGGAAACACCAGTTCCTGCAGCTGCTCGCTTTCTAAAAGTTCGAACCGAAAACATTTCTTCACAATCTGTAGCTTCTTGCTTAAAGAGAGTTAGGACATTGGagacgatttctcgacactgagatgtgtCAAACGGCGACCTCGTGTTGGCTCTTAGGACATGCTGACGATCACCTAACAAAGGTGCACCCCCTCACAATTATAGatccaaccagttgtgacacggtcactcAATGCATTAATATTTACTTGAtctgatcaggtcaagctgaaaaAGCTGTAGATGTGCATGTCGAAAAACGATAGATATGCTTTAGTATTAAATTGTTGAAGACATACCTCTGGAAACAATGATGTTGTTCTCAATAGCTGTAAAAAgtacaacaacaaagaaactgCTGGTATAAACATGAAACACGTGAAGTAAACAGCCATCACGCAAAGAAACTTTGAACAGAAGAAAGAGTTCGACTCTCCCCCAAGGCCAGTTTCAACTAATGAGAACTTTCCCTGAAATAGTTCATGCTTCATACACTTTCCGATGAGTGGCCACTGCTTTACCACACTCCTTTGAAAAGGAATTTCGCACAACCTTTATATGCGCCAGTGGAGTGCTAGTAGTTCAGAATCACTTCAGCAGTATGGCTGTGCACATCGTGcgtgtaatgtgcttctttgttCTTGTGGCTTGGAATTCTGGACACTCATTTGTGCTGAAATCAATGGTAGCGCCAAGTTTTCTAACTGGCAACGGTTTTCCTGCACCACCTAGTAAGTGATAATGTCAAAACTAATATGATCAAATATCTTTCAAAGGCATAATGTATTCAAGAGTCTAGATGTTTGTTCGTGTCGAAggttgtgtttttttcaaacataagATCTGTCAGCATTCAACAACCTGAAGATTCGTTTCTAACGGGTTGTGACATTCACAGAGACCTTAACACTATTACACATCCAGGTATGGCATATGCTTATATATCGTGAACAAACCTCTGTTTACACACTTCACCCGCTCTCTCTCTGTTCATCTGTTCGTGGTGAACTAGGCCTCATCACGTTATGTTAGCCACCTGTGATCCATTCAGTTTCATCTTTTGGTGACGTGCATGTGTTATTGTTGGGAAAATTCAATCCAAATTTCAAAGGAATCGTAATCGTCCTGTCTTGTTTTATCATATCgcaaatgatattttcagaacTGAACGGCCCAAACCCAAAGGCTACTGGCCAGCGCGTGAACGCCCTCGAGGAGAAAATCGGTAACTGGTCCTTTCAGTATTTATCGCCCTATTgctttcataatgttttactATTGTAGCTGCTAATAGGGTCGGTGGTGCAAGACCTTGAAAGAAAGCGTTTGCTGTTACTCCAGCTGTTCTTACCCAAGCAATCGAATTATTTGAGTATCAAAAGATGTCATATTAATAACGTTTTCTTTCTACATCCTATcgtacaatgtttgtggtaTTTCGTTTTCAAAATCGATATACTCAGATTGTATATCAGTTGAGTGTGTCAACTTACCGATCCCCTGCAACCGATCATTGTGTTTAACTTTGTCCAGGTAAAGTAAGAGTCTTCTTTTaaggttgtgttttgttttatcgTGATCGAACCAGCAACACCATCTCTTCAATCACATGTATCATCCACTGGATCCAACTGTTAGGGCTGTTTGAGTTCCACCCAATCCTAAGTATAATACAAACTGGTTTGAAACTTTTCATCGTAGGCATTTTCTTACATTTGAGCTTCCAGTGTTATGTGTTCCGCAAGCGTTTGTTCAAGTGAGTGTTTCACAGTTTGTTTCTCTTTGTAACAAACTTTCACAGTGATCCATAAATACACAATATAGTTGAACTTGTATAACTATCTCTTTTTTAAAATTATGGAAAGTGTTCTGTAAAATGAAGGGGCGAATATTTACGACAGTGTGTCATACGACGAATGTATTTATATCCTTTTGCTGCAGAGGATTTGTTGCATGACAACGATAAAAGAGAACTACGGCTTGACCTCCTGGAGACAGCAATAGGTGATGTTTTGAAAAAACACTTCACAATTACTATTATATTGACATTATGTATTTTTCTCTAAAGTTGTCCAGAGCTACTTAGTTGCCTTTGCTTTGTATACTAATGATTAGATATGATCCAAACTTCCCAGGACAGCCAAGGTAAGGATTctagtttgttttaatgcagtGCAAATTCTGTTTTCAGAGAGCAAGTCACCATACGTGGAGGCCACTGACAAGCGTGTAAAAAATCTGGAAAAGAAAATCGGTGATGCTTTATTTCTCCAAACACCATACATTCATATTGTTAAACGCCTTAGAGTAGTTTTATGTTACACTATGGCACTATACAAGTTTCGCACATCAGGATGTTATCATGATGTCACATTTCTTATTACTGCACATACATTCAGAACAGTTTAGCAGTAGAAAAGGTTAGCACGTCGGATGGAAACGACTAACTGACGTTCAGAAATGGATCTCgctgtatgtatgttgtaacaATAATTTTTCAACTCTTTACACACGGTATGCTTCAATGTTTGCATATTTCCCTTTAAGTGTTTACTTGTGTTCGCCATTAATTGCATGCGTATACCTCCGAGTGTTGATGGATTCGAATCTTGGTGCATGTGAACTAATTTGCATCTATTACTGACAAAGTTCATATCTGTTCGTGGTGAATCAGACCTTATCACGTTATGTTAGCAACGTATGATCTATTCAGTTTCATCTTTTGTAGAGGTACATGTGTTATTGTTGGGAAAATTCAATCCAGATTTCAAGAGAATCACAATCGTCTTGTCTTGTTTCCTCATATcgcaaatatattttcagaacaGAACGGCCCAAACCTAAAGGCTACTGACCAGCGCGTGAACGCCCTCGAGGAGAAAATCGGTAACTGGTCCTTTCAGACTTTATCGCCCCCATTGTTTCTGGAATAGTGTAGTCTTGCAGCTGCAATTAGGGTCGGTGGTCCAAGACCTTGAAAGAAAGCGTTTACTGTTACTCTATCTGTTCTTACCCAAGCAATCGAATTATCtgaatatcaaaatatgttgtattaaaAACGTTTTCTGTCTACATCCTATCGTACAATGTCTGTGGTGTTTCGTTTTCAAAATCGATATACTAATATCGTATTTCAGCTGAGTGTGTCAATTTACAATCGGAGTTATCCTGACTTTATTTGTCAAAGGAAGTAACAGTCATACCATGTTCAAAGAATACCGACTCCTTGTGACAGATACTTGAGCTATTATTACGTTTGTGCCGAAATCCAGGTAGAGTAAGAGTAAGTGTGTTCTTTTaacgttgtgttttgttttatcgTGATCGAACCAACAACATGATGCTCTTCAGTCAGATGTATCATCCACTAGATCCAACTGGTACCGTTGTTTCGGTTATACTATTCAAGTCCTAAGTAAAATAAGAAAAAGGTTTTAAAACGTTTCGTGGTAGATTATTCACATTTGACTCTGCAGTGACACCCTACTCCATTGCCCCCTATGTATTGTGCTATGTGTTCTGTTTTTCAGGTGAGTCTTTCGCAGTTTGTTTCTCATTGTACCACACTTTCACAGTGGTGCATAAATAAACAATATAGCTGAACTTGTATCATTGTCTCTTTTTTCAGAATTATGGAAAGTGTTTTGATAAATGAAGGGGCGAATATTTACGACAGTATGTCATACGACGAATGTATTGCTATCCTTTTGTTGCAGAGGATTTGTTGCATGCCAGTGATAAAAGAGAACTACGGCTTGTCCAATTGGAGACAGCAATAGGTGATGTTTATGAAAAGAGTTCACAATTActattatattttgacattattTACTTTTCTCTAAAGTTGTCCAGAGCTACTTAGTTGCCTTTGTTTTGTATACTAATGATTAGATATGATCCAAACTTCCCAGGACAGCCCAAGTAAGGATTctagtttgttttaatgcagtGCAAATTCTGTTTTCAGAGAGCAAGTCACCATACGTGGAGGCCACTGACAAGCGTGTAAAAAATCTGGAAAAGAAAATCGGTGACACTTTTATTTCTCCAAACACCATACATTCCTATTGCTAAATGCCTCGGAGCCGTTTCCTGTTACACTATGACACTATACATTTATATCATTATAATGTCATATTTCTTATACGGCGCATATTTCTGATCGGTTTCGTGATAGAAATAGTTATCGTGTCAGATGAACTCTCCCAATTGACGTTCACAGATGGATCTCGTATGTATGTTGTGACAATAATTTTTCAGCTCTTGACAGGCTGTATGCTTCAATGTTTGCATATTTTCCCCTTTCACGGTTTACATATGTTCCCCGTTCAATGTTTGCGTATATACACCTAACCAGTCGCCCCCAAGTCCACCCCCTATCCCCACCTAAATCACGGATCGCATATTCTATTCTCGACTTATTAGCAAAATATTCCACTTTCAGAAAAGATGTCCCCTTTCGTAGAGGCTACTGACAAACGCGTGGACGACCTTGTGGTGATACTTGGtaagtatttttttcaaataagatAAGTCCCATTCGCATAAACTATACCTAAGCTAAGATCATTTAGTCATATGAATCGTtacatactcttcaaaaaagtaggggatagtGAAATGTCAattttggataggaagtgtaaacgttagcacacgtttcaaggacagacatttaatgaacgcaccaccatttccctctactgccatccctaaacacaacgcatgatatgaacgtgcacaacgcagaagccccatacacgtgcatgaggTCCTTTTTTTATTTGGTCGTTTTTTCAGTAAGGTCCAGAAATCACTTAGATCATTAATTCTGCctctcatcttgcatcacacatttgttagtgtttgtttctagtcgtttgttttcaAATGGAAATCGTatgcatgcaaattacatgccacacACCAATCTTTCAAAAgcaactacattccaaataactttGATTGTAAGGAAGTgaaaatggtgatgcactctcaaaacattcaataatatcaaaatTGATtaactccgataaatctcccaAATtgttttaatcgtaaataaaagaaatgaagaTACCCTCCTTTTTTGGAAAAGTGTCAACTCCATGCTGATACGCCAGACATGTTTCATAGAGCTTCCATTTTTAAAGAATATCTGACATTACGCAATCGAAGAGTTTATCTCTCATCTGGACTAATCCACGTGAAGATATGTTTTGGACATTTCCAAACTCCTTTCACGATGTTGTAGCCCATACCAGCGCAAACATCTGGTATTGCCAGACACTCTATTTAAGGGGCGTtgggggtagcttagtggttaaaatgttctctCGTCAGGTCGGCTCGATTCTCCACGTAGGTAAATTGGTGAAACTCAATTCTATtccccacgccgtgatattgctggaacattaaTGAATCCCTGACTTGATCTTAGATATATCATGATGCACCCAAAACAGGCGTTATTTGCGTCAGAACTGTGCAGTAGTATTCATGTTGAGAAGTGACATCTTATAATAAAGGAAAGTGGTATCCCAGCTAACAATTTCTCGTTGCAATAACGTTGTCAAAGCTTTTTGTTTCGTTGTCACAAtgttattctgtggactccaATTTACACTATCACGATATTGTGGTCTGGCGTGTGATAGTACTTTCTACGTCGCCTCAAGGTAATAATGCTACATGAAACTAACGTATTTAATTTGTTGTAACGTTTCATTTAACGTTAATAGCTGACTAGTTTTCCCAGCAGTGAATAGTACATGAGAAACAAAGCAGAAGTTCACTTCAGCGTTTatgttgttttggttgtttgtgtttttgaagcTGTAGTTGATAAGTGAAGAAAGAACCTCAAAGTTGAAAGTTTTACAGAAAACTCTGTGACACTAAGTTATAGAACACGTTGTTATGACGTTGTAAAGAGCCGAAAATATGACGATCGGTCAAGGTAAATTTGTAACGCTGTTATTACCTTATGACATAGCTAAAGTCGTGTGAACGTTGTTGCATGACGCTACAAACGTACAACCTTCACCTAACGTTGCGAAAACGCCTGTAGGCTTAAAATTTTTTGATGGTTAATTTCCTGTCTTAGATTGACAACACGTCGCATCATGTATGCACAATTATTCTTTTGTTCCAGGGAATGTGTCACGTGGCAACGAAAGAAGGGAAGTACATCTTGgcaatctggagagagcaatAAGTAATTGTTTTCTCTGTGATTATCattaatatttgtatatttcctAAACATCTAAATCGCCTTCATTTTGTTCTGTTGCTATATGTGTAGTTGTCACTGTTGGCTTTTAATTAATAGTTTTACTTATATTTTTTCTAACCTGTTATTCTTCCTGCGTATGTTCTGTTGTTATCtggttagttgcctcttttgaCCCTGAAGGGATTAAACAGGTGGATGCTATAACGATGTGACACAACGTTATGCCTTGACGTAATACTAACTGTTACCAgtgtgtattttatgtataacgtgttattaattaagtaataattattattgggtcacaacatttagtgttttgaataataattatgctAGGACACACATTCGCTGGAGTTTCTGCCTCTGTCAATGCCTGATCTACAGACcgcaaatttttaaccgtaacactaaCGATGTGACACCGTTGTGTCCTGCCGGTACCAATTAAAATTGTGGGTGAATGACATATTTAATTACTTATATATCCACATTGCAAACATGTACGTGTTTGTTCCTTTTCTTCCAGCGAAAATGTCACGTGACAAGGAAAGGAA
The window above is part of the Haliotis asinina isolate JCU_RB_2024 chromosome 1, JCU_Hal_asi_v2, whole genome shotgun sequence genome. Proteins encoded here:
- the LOC137279224 gene encoding chromosome partition protein Smc-like, whose amino-acid sequence is MAVHIVRVMCFFVLVAWNSGHSFVLKSMVAPSFLTGNGFPAPPKLNGPNPKATGQRVNALEEKIEDLLHDNDKRELRLDLLETAIESKSPYVEATDKRVKNLEKKIEQNGPNLKATDQRVNALEEKIEDLLHASDKRELRLVQLETAIESKSPYVEATDKRVKNLEKKIEKMSPFVEATDKRVDDLVVILGNVSRGNERREVHLGNLERAITKMSRDKERKEVRLGRLETAIKKKSPYAEAINKRLGNLENTVAVLKSSVNKDCGSPPPVHGADVFYNSSRVYASAVYRCKKGLLHVNPDGKRESACQESELWTPVDIKCANISRCSLLSGGKVFYAGTEYETLSGQTCQRWDSQAPHTHSYKDDHYFSVPGIPQNASGSANYCRDPAGDGYLWCYTTELTIRWEKCYVPEC